The DNA region AGACATCCCTTTGCCGTTGTGGCTCATGTGCCTCTGCGCGGGACCGGTTTTTGGCTCTGACCCGGGCCGTGCAGCCTATTTTTGTGCCACACCCATTCTGAAGCCGCCCCAATGGCGGCCCTGGACCATGATGGGGGCGGAGATATCCTTCATCAAAACAAACTGCCCCCCGCCCATGTCGCGCCGATAGGTCTGCATCAGGAATGGCGCGGTGTTTTGTCCTGATTTGAGGCCGACCCGATCATCGAAGATGCGCCTGTTGCGGCAATGGGCGGCGTTCCAGACCTCATCTGAACTTTGGGGCGCGGAGAACTTCCTATTGTGGGTGGGCAGGTAGCCGTTTTTATCGACCGCAGCGCAAAAAACGATGCGCGGATCAAGGGTCAAGACCGGTTCCTGAACCGCCGGCAAAACGCTGTCGGTGAACCGCGTGAAGCGGGCCATGACCTGCTGGGGGACCGTGTTCGGGATCGGAGAATAGGTGCTGTCGAAGAGCGCCTGTGTGCTGATTTTACCGCTTGCGATGGCCTTATCAAACAGGTCGCCAATCATGGTTGCGCGATCCTGGACCAGTTCGATCAGCGCTGCATCAGCGTTATCGGCACCCAGTTCGACCGACACCTGAACCGCGTTCTCAGAGATATCAACGATTTCCTCGGCGCGCGTATTCGCGCTGCGCACCCCGGCTGCGGTTGCTTTCAACGCGCGGGTCAGCGTCTCAAATGCGGGCGCGAAGTGCTCCACCGCGTCGGCCACGTTTTGCACGGTGTCTGTCAGACCTTCCGCCCCCTGGACCGCTGCACGGACGTCCTCATTGATCTGAACCAGAGCCTTGTCGACATGGGCGGAGCCCTCCAGCACCTCATTGGCGCTGTCGCTCATGCCGTTTGCATCCTTGCGCAGATCACCGATTGAGACCTGGAGCGTCTGGGTCGACGTGCGGACATCGCTGGCGGCATCGGACGTTTGCTTGGAGAGGAGATTGATCGCCTCTGCCACCACCGCGAAACCGCGGCCGGCATCGCCCGCCCGGGCCGCCTCGATCCGGGCATTGACCGCCAGAATATTCACCTGCTTGGCGATCTCGGAGATCTTGAGGTTGGCACGATTGACCTCTGCCAGGGTGCTTTCAACCGCTCCCAGCGCGCCGTCCAGATCGCCCACCCAAGTGGCCACGTCCTTGCTGCATTCAGCCGAGCGTTTCAGGGTCTCAACGGAGCCATCCACCGTTTCCATCGCATTGGCGTTGGCACGGGTGACCTCACCCAACCCATCCGTCATGACATGCGTTGTCTGCGTGAGCGATTGCGCCTGGTCTGCCAATCCTTCCACAATCGTCAATTGCGCGCTTGCGTCGGCATCGATCTGTTGCAGGTTACCGGAGAGATTGACGATGCTTTGGCCCGTCTGTTCAGCCAGCGAGTTGAGTTTCTTCAACCCCTCCCGTGACGCACGACGCCGTTCGACGAAGGGTTTTTCAGCGGACTGCGCAGAGGGATCGCTGGGGGCAGGAACAGCCATGGGGGTGCCTTTGATGATTGCGCGGCTGTCCTAGCACCCAGGGTCTTACCGTGCGGTTAAGCACGCGGAAAGATCACCGCGCGCCTAGGGGCGACCAGACATCGGCGGCAACGCCAGTAAATAGCTGGCAATGGCTAGGCGGTCAGCCTCTGTCAGGTGCGAGAGGTTCTGGATGACCGAGCGCATATGTCCTCCGGCGGTGTCAAATTCGGGTGTGAACCCGTCGTTGAGATACGCGGCGATTTCCTGTCGCGCCCAACCCAGCTGATCCGGTGTCAGGGCCGGGATCGTGCCGCGCCCGGATGGATTGGGGGCGCCGTGCATCCAGCGGCTGCGATCCAAGGCCCCCAAGGCGTTGCGCGGCGTGTGGCATTCGGCGCAATGGCCCAGGGCCTCCGCCAGATAACGGCCCTGGGGCGCGTCATCGGACAGGGGGAAGGTCACCGCAAAATCATCGTGCAGGAACATCTGGTTCCAGAGGCCGACCGTGCGGCGGATGTTGAAGGGAAAGCCCACATCATGGGGCAGGGATGGTGTATCGGAGGCGGGCAGCGTTTGCATGAAAGCAAAGAGATCCGCGAGGTCCTGGCGATCTGCCAATCTGTAAGCGGTGTAGGGGAAGGCCGGGTAGTACTGCTGGCCGTCGGGGCTGACGCCGTTTTGTAGCGCGGTCAGAAACTGCGCCAGGGTCCAGTCGCCGATGCCATGGGTCGGATCGGAGGATATGTTGGGCGCGCGGAAGGTGCCGAAATCGCTGGGAAAGGCCTGACCTCCGGCCAGGACCAGCCGCTCCTCCGCTTGCGCGTCCTCGCGGCTGTGACATGAGGCGCAGCCAGCCGCCCAGAAGACGGCCTCACCGGCCTGCGCATCGCCGGACAGCCCCACAATGTCGGCCTCGGAGATATGGTCGGGACGGCTGAGAAACCACGCCGCCCCAAGCCCAACGACCCCAAGGAACACAATCCAACGGATCACGGGTGGCATGGATTATCCTCTTCACTCTGGATCCCGTTTGGGGCCTTACCGCTCTTCCTGAAACGCCTCGTGGCAATCGCCGCAGACCGCACCAACGGGGCCCACTGCGCCGCGCATCGCATCCAGACCCTGACCCGCAGAGGCCGCGAGCGCCTCAGCCGCGGGGGTATACCGTCCGGCGATCTCAAAAAGCGTCGCCTGATCTTCCCACAGGACGGGCAGGGCGCGGCTGCCTTCATAGCTTTCACTGTCCGTGCCCGGGGGCCAATAGAACCTCTGGTTCACGGTGCCCATCGCCACAAGGTTGTCGGCGGCGGCCTGTGCGACCTCGGCATCATAATCCGTGTTGCCCCGCGCCATATTCCCCAGAATGCCAAGGTTGAGCGCCATGATCTGCATGTGACCTTGCCGCGCGTCGACAGCAGGGTTGCGATCCTGCGCCTGGGCCCCGGCGGTGAGGGCGAGGGCTGTGAGGGCCACGGCCCCGGTGGTGAGAGAGGTTTTCAGGATGGACATGCTGGCGGCTCCTTCAGGCGACTGGCGTGTCCTTCCACGTTAGCGGGCGGCGACACCGTGTCAAATGAAGCTTCGGTGCGCCGATGCGTGGGCGGGTCTGCGCGAATGCGGGGCGCGCGACCGCCTCAGGCTGGCATCGTCACCTTGCCAATGAACGGCAGGTTCCGGTTCCGCTGTGCGTAGTCGATGCCATAACCCACGACGAATTCGTCGGGAATCTCGAATCCGACCCAATCGGCCTCGATCTCCACCTCGCGGCGGATCTTCTTGTTGAGAAGAGCAATTGTTTTCAGCCGGTTGGGCTTGCGTTGATTGAGCAGGGCCACGACATGGGTCAGCGTGTGGCCGGTATCGACGATGTCCTCCACGACCAGCACGTCACGTCCCTGTATCTCGCCCCGCAAATCCTTGAGAATGCGCACCTCGCGGGAGCTTTCCATCTCATTGCCATAGCTGGAGGCTTCCAAAAAATCGACCTCCACCGGCAGGTCCAGCTCCCGCACCAGATCGGCGATGAACACGAACGACCCGCGCAACAGCCCCACCACGACCAGTTTGGAGGTGTCGGCATAGTCGACCTCGATCTCTCGGCACAGCTCTTCAATGCGCGCGGCGATGGATTTGGCCGAGATCATCTGCTCGACCGTGTAGCCTTGCTGCGCCATTTCGCCCCCAAATCCGCGTGGTGCCTTGAATTTCCGCGTTTCTTTTATGACATGAGGCGCAAACGTAAAAGGCGAAAGGGCCCCCGTGCCAAACCATTCCGA from Jannaschia sp. CCS1 includes:
- a CDS encoding c-type cytochrome; this encodes MSILKTSLTTGAVALTALALTAGAQAQDRNPAVDARQGHMQIMALNLGILGNMARGNTDYDAEVAQAAADNLVAMGTVNQRFYWPPGTDSESYEGSRALPVLWEDQATLFEIAGRYTPAAEALAASAGQGLDAMRGAVGPVGAVCGDCHEAFQEER
- a CDS encoding methyl-accepting chemotaxis protein, translating into MAVPAPSDPSAQSAEKPFVERRRASREGLKKLNSLAEQTGQSIVNLSGNLQQIDADASAQLTIVEGLADQAQSLTQTTHVMTDGLGEVTRANANAMETVDGSVETLKRSAECSKDVATWVGDLDGALGAVESTLAEVNRANLKISEIAKQVNILAVNARIEAARAGDAGRGFAVVAEAINLLSKQTSDAASDVRTSTQTLQVSIGDLRKDANGMSDSANEVLEGSAHVDKALVQINEDVRAAVQGAEGLTDTVQNVADAVEHFAPAFETLTRALKATAAGVRSANTRAEEIVDISENAVQVSVELGADNADAALIELVQDRATMIGDLFDKAIASGKISTQALFDSTYSPIPNTVPQQVMARFTRFTDSVLPAVQEPVLTLDPRIVFCAAVDKNGYLPTHNRKFSAPQSSDEVWNAAHCRNRRIFDDRVGLKSGQNTAPFLMQTYRRDMGGGQFVLMKDISAPIMVQGRHWGGFRMGVAQK
- the hpt gene encoding hypoxanthine phosphoribosyltransferase — its product is MAQQGYTVEQMISAKSIAARIEELCREIEVDYADTSKLVVVGLLRGSFVFIADLVRELDLPVEVDFLEASSYGNEMESSREVRILKDLRGEIQGRDVLVVEDIVDTGHTLTHVVALLNQRKPNRLKTIALLNKKIRREVEIEADWVGFEIPDEFVVGYGIDYAQRNRNLPFIGKVTMPA
- a CDS encoding cytochrome c, with protein sequence MPPVIRWIVFLGVVGLGAAWFLSRPDHISEADIVGLSGDAQAGEAVFWAAGCASCHSREDAQAEERLVLAGGQAFPSDFGTFRAPNISSDPTHGIGDWTLAQFLTALQNGVSPDGQQYYPAFPYTAYRLADRQDLADLFAFMQTLPASDTPSLPHDVGFPFNIRRTVGLWNQMFLHDDFAVTFPLSDDAPQGRYLAEALGHCAECHTPRNALGALDRSRWMHGAPNPSGRGTIPALTPDQLGWARQEIAAYLNDGFTPEFDTAGGHMRSVIQNLSHLTEADRLAIASYLLALPPMSGRP